The Zygotorulaspora mrakii chromosome 3, complete sequence genome includes a region encoding these proteins:
- the VPS54 gene encoding Vps54p (similar to Saccharomyces cerevisiae VPS54 (YDR027C); ancestral locus Anc_3.257) — translation MYKNGTEGGGTNESGSLKGRLSEVPFDSTPKIVVPDTPTKSMESPSIGDNTSLNDDLASIAGSRLPNSSRMSIDSYSLRPSFESSVAGRHNRSFGFDNENHSGSVEYSPLGNNSIFEIVMNTRRKNWLSYPTVNDIPPVVLSSNSLDSSWKTVVHKYVNDIKYESSVYESTNNLKSMTRMEQLKQLERYDSTALDSANGESNSENDPDLEVKEGIKELEEVPSFYFEKDFQLDNARTFHRVLEEIDLHLNKFTLEDQTQREEAYVEFKEKLNYYLDAVEGLLVGEISKSSHKFFHALRDVDSIQQKAKCTVSEIDRLSKTIEYIDSEKIQKRVANLRKIFKRKSLQRLEQGLLQVKQVLIRTEECKILYENEKYDECLDLIHSIDCLIKGDDSKDETLQSWVSDWPYKLIELKSVPALTETREYLTNMRIEIGGKYSLKFCEILLRDLRHYCSSVTANETLSRLQNMTREKKFLELDSELISSVASLIHQLCRCDELASSFNLYQDKFTAEVKSIIKKYLPQERNQASSDSQFSVGSSQPTGSSGSKISRLIKEQTPAEFQGMLVNTFTNSSEVLRRLYRHQKLLLDVSLNEITINGQGSPLSSEHDMISQLDIRTEINEAIRIIQLRMGKIIAVRRDLTSSLRFDHFLKLYSICVLFIQECEAISGEFLTKYLSDILAGQIKNYNISQRNRKIKNIQKKLECEKWMPSIVHSSVQKDVNDIVSSMDLDPLDWIKYSDLITRETDEEPVKDHTKVESKTEGEQNEQNENNENNVTSGDVSNGDRANLGHRKSVVVGDKTFVASDSLLSTIGVIKETLILSTNLPVMYLSDFEKMAYDILKNFNDFAMATATQNGRPLSKSGKNLSIMGESLDCLAEFVLIVQKFYRRLSSFSRDFVLLDQTSYTLLSQQYQSSTESIYLANAPPPPV, via the coding sequence ATGTATAAAAATGGAACCGAGGGCGGCGGAACAAATGAAAGCGGTTCCTTAAAAGGTCGGCTAAGTGAGGTACCCTTCGATTCGACACCTAAAATTGTTGTGCCTGACACACCGACAAAGTCAATGGAAAGTCCATCAATTGGCGATAATACATCTCTCAATGATGATCTGGCCAGTATTGCGGGTAGCCGACTACCAAACTCTTCCCGGATGAGTATTGATTCATATTCTTTGAGGCCTAGTTTCGAGTCTTCTGTAGCCGGAAGGCATAATAGATCCTTCGGATTCGATAATGAAAATCATAGTGGGTCAGTGGAATATTCTCCCCTAGGAAATAACTCCATTTTTGAGATTGTTATGAATaccagaagaaaaaattggttgTCGTATCCAACCGTAAATGATATTCCACCAGTTGTACTTTCAAGTAACTCACTTGATTCTTCCTGGAAGACTGTAGTTCACAAGTACGTCAATGATATCAAGTATGAATCGTCAGTATACGAAAGTACGAATAATTTAAAGAGCATGACAAGAATGGAACAGCTAAAACAGCTAGAGAGATATGATAGTACTGCATTGGACTCTGCAAATGGTGAGTCTAATTCAGAAAACGATCCAGATCTTGAAGTTAAGGAAGGTATCaaagaattagaagaaGTCCCGTCTTTTTACTTCgaaaaagattttcaattAGATAATGCTCGTACGTTTCACCGAGTTCTAGAGGAAATAGATTTGCATTTAAACAAATTTACATTAGAAGATCAGACTCAGAGGGAAGAGGCATATGTGGAGTTTAAGGAGAAATTAAATTATTATCTAGATGCTGTGGAAGGGCTCTTAGTAGGGGAAATATCAAAATCGTCGcataaatttttccatGCATTACGGGATGTTGACTCAATACAGCAGAAAGCTAAATGTACAGTAAGTGAAATTGATCGATTATCCAAAACCATTGAATATATAGATAGTGAGAAAATCCAGAAGAGGGTTGCGAACTTgcgaaaaattttcaagagaaaGAGTTTGCAACGATTGGAGCAGGGATTGTTGCAAGTGAAGCAGGTTTTGATAAGGACTGAAGAGTGTAAGATTTTgtatgaaaatgaaaagtatgATGAATGTCTGGACCTTATTCACTCCATCGACTGCTTGATTAAGGGTGACGATTCCAAAGATGAAACGCTTCAAAGTTGGGTGAGTGACTGGCCATATAAGCTTATTGAGCTGAAATCCGTACCCGCCCTAACAGAAACAAGAGAATATTTGACTAACATGAGAATTGAGATTGGCGGTAAATATTCGCTCAAATTTTGTGAAATATTATTGAGAGACCTACGACATTATTGTTCTTCGGTGACTGCAAATGAGACGCTAAGCAGATTACAAAATAtgacaagagaaaaaaagtttttagAACTAGATTCCGAACTTATATCTTCTGTCGCTTCATTGATACATCAGCTTTGTAGGTGTGATGAACTTGCGAGCTCCTTCAATTTATATCAAGACAAGTTCACAGCCGAAGTTAAatcaataataaaaaagtATCTACCTCAGGAACGTAATCAAGCTAGCTCAGATAGTCAATTCTCAGTTGGGTCATCGCAGCCAACTGGTAGTAGTGGCTCGAAAATTTCACGATTGATCAAGGAGCAGACCCCAGCAGAGTTTCAAGGGATGTTGGTCAACACTTTTACGAATTCCAGTGAAGTATTAAGAAGATTATATAGGCACCAAAAACTGTTGCTGGACGTGTCACTTAATGAAATTACCATTAATGGACAAGGTAGTCCTTTGTCTAGCGAACACGACATGATATCACAACTCGATATTCGCACCGAAATTAACGAGGCCATTAGGATTATTCAACTTCGCATGGGTAAGATCATTGCTGTTAGGAGGGATCTAACGTCTTCGTTGAGgtttgatcattttttgaaactgtACTCAATATGCGTCCTTTTCATTCAGGAATGTGAAGCAATAAGTGGTGAGTTCCTAACCAAATACCTCAGCGATATATTAGCGGGGCAGATAAAAAACTACAACATATCGCAGAGAAatagaaaaatcaaaaacataCAGAAGAAGCTCGAATGCGAGAAATGGATGCCGTCCATTGTTCATTCATCGGTCCAGAAAGATGTCAATGATATTGTATCCAGCATGGATTTAGATCCCTTGGACTGGATCAAGTACTCCGATCTGATAACTCGAGAAACAGATGAAGAGCCGGTAAAAGACCATACGAAAGTTGAAAGTAAGACTGAAGGCGAACAAAACGAACAAAACGAAAATAACGAAAATAATGTTACTAGCGGCGACGTTAGTAACGGTGATAGGGCCAATTTAGGTCACAGAAAATCGGTTGTCGTTGGCGATAAAACTTTTGTCGCGAGCGATTCGCTACTCTCTACTATTGGTGTCATAAAGGAAACTCTCATTCTGTCAACCAACTTACCCGTCATGTACCTTTCGgattttgagaaaatggCATATGATATCCTCAAGAATTTCAACGATTTTGCAATGGCAACGGCGACACAAAATGGAAGACCCCTATCAAAGTCTGGCAAAAATCTCTCCATCATGGGCGAATCGCTCGATTGTCTGGCGGAATTTGTACtgattgttcaaaaattctacCGAAGACTGTCAAGCTTCAGCAGAGACTTTGTCCTGCTGGATCAAACCAGCTATACACTGCTTTCCCAG